The stretch of DNA ACATTTCTTATTGCTTGTGGTAATATTAGCTTTCTCATAATATTAAAATGATTCATTCCCAATGCTTCTGCAGCTTCATACTGTCCTTTATCTATTGAATCTATCCCACCTCTTACTATTTCAGTAATATAAGCACCAGTATTATATGAAACAATTATTAAAGCAGAAGTTAAAGCAGGTATGTTAATACCTGTAACTTGTGAGAATCCATAATAAAAAATTATTGCTTGTACTATCATTGGAGTTCCTCTAATGAAAGTAACATATATTTCAACTAGATATTTAAATATCGTATATATAAACATTGAAAATTTTGATTTTTTATTTACATTTCTTTCATCTCTTAATAAAGATAGTATTAATCCTATTATAAATCCAAAGAAAGTACCAACTAATGATAAATTGATTGTTGTTAAAGTTCCATATAAGAAATCTTTCCAATAATTAACTATAAAATATTTTATCCAACCAAAGAATGTTGTTGGAACTTTTTCTGAATCTTGATTAGGTTGAGTTTCTATTGCTCTTTGCATAATTTCTTCTCTTTTTTCTTTTGAAATATCATCTAAAGCACTATTAATTTTATCTTTTAATTCTGTATTACCTTTTTTTAAGGCTATTGCAATATTTACATCATCTCTATCATATTTAAAACCATTTGATTTATCAAATTCTACAAAAGATATGTTAGGATTTGATAACTTAGCTGAAAGTGCTCCTGGCTTCTCAGAAACATATCCATCTATTTTCCCTGATTCTAAAGCAACCAACATATTAGAAAAATTTTCACTAGCACTTTCCTTTTTTAATCCATTTATTTGGTCTAACACAGTATAATGAAAAGTATTCAACTGTGCAGTTAATTTAGCATCTTTAAACTCTTGAATATTCTTAGCATTAATATATTTAGAATCATTTCTAACAACTATAACTAAATCAGATTCATAATATAGATTAGTAAATTCAAGATTTTCTCTTCTTTCTTTTGTTGGAGACATTCCAGCAATAACAACATCAATCTTATCAGAATTAAGTGCTGGTCCTAACAATGAATCCCAATCACTTTGAACAATTTCTAATTCCATATTTAATTTTTCAGCTATTAATTTAGCAATTTCAACATCATAACCACCTGCATAACCATTTTTTAGTTTTACAGCGCCATTTCTATTGTCATTTTGAAACCAGTTAAATGGGGCATATCCCGCTTCCATACCTACCCTAAGTTTTTCTATACTAAATGATAAACTTGATAGTATCATAAACATAAATAATAAAAATCTCTTTTTCATACTTTTCCTTTCTAAAATAAAAAAAACTGATAGTTATCTATCAGTAAGTATAAAAATATATAAAAATAATATAAAATATACTTAACCAATAGCACAACATTATATACTATAATGACAGTATTGCAAATCTTATTTACAATCCCACCTACATATTTGTCAAATATGTAAATTCGGCATTTTCCCCTTTCAAATTTAATCATTGACTTGACTGTCTCATAAATTTTACTCTTGAATCATGCGCCTCTATCTCGTTAGTAAATATATCATATCATAAATTTATT from Streptobacillus canis encodes:
- a CDS encoding ABC transporter substrate-binding protein/permease, producing MKKRFLLFMFMILSSLSFSIEKLRVGMEAGYAPFNWFQNDNRNGAVKLKNGYAGGYDVEIAKLIAEKLNMELEIVQSDWDSLLGPALNSDKIDVVIAGMSPTKERRENLEFTNLYYESDLVIVVRNDSKYINAKNIQEFKDAKLTAQLNTFHYTVLDQINGLKKESASENFSNMLVALESGKIDGYVSEKPGALSAKLSNPNISFVEFDKSNGFKYDRDDVNIAIALKKGNTELKDKINSALDDISKEKREEIMQRAIETQPNQDSEKVPTTFFGWIKYFIVNYWKDFLYGTLTTINLSLVGTFFGFIIGLILSLLRDERNVNKKSKFSMFIYTIFKYLVEIYVTFIRGTPMIVQAIIFYYGFSQVTGINIPALTSALIIVSYNTGAYITEIVRGGIDSIDKGQYEAAEALGMNHFNIMRKLILPQAIRNVMPSVANEFIINIKDTSVLFSIGVTELFTTSKSIVGSHVRYYEVFVITCAIYFVLTYSLSKLFRYLEAKMDGNKEYEIEG